A genome region from Maylandia zebra isolate NMK-2024a linkage group LG6, Mzebra_GT3a, whole genome shotgun sequence includes the following:
- the LOC101472273 gene encoding inactive rhomboid protein 2 — protein MASHEGEEPPPYQGRTDSRLKSKKPPSLVIAIPPPEAVMSQPPRQSLKKTPSAQATGSVSESVDGHRDGEFSARERREKFSRQTSLSQSIRKSTAQWFGVGEDCETNQQVWHRKSLRHCSQRYGKLKPQYREPETATSIDQSLDSPAAHRMPRIVDPLARGRAFRCQDELDSRSPRTPQTAQGGPVTPGVASLISFTSQRSGYSRFPKRKRESVARMSIRAASNLLRGRSSLAGPQAGRSFPRKSFVRPSWMDEDTVDSADASESLFFSKGDVRDELYSMADDVFESPPLSASFAPCEQPSSLPSKDLSQAPKMPTLFHEMAQPRRGRRIASQVKHFAFDKQKRQYGLGVVGKWLNRQYRRSISSNVQKQLDDFHSHRPYFTYWITFVHIVITLLACCTYGFAPVGFAQHSTTELVLKNKGIYESVKYVQQQNFWIGPSSEDLIHLGAKFSPCIRRDAQIVSLIEKARELEKDSGCCVQNDNSGCVQTLSSGCSETLATFIKWDNEQMENISRSSGSVCHQDPRICEEPASAEPHLWKDDITTWPICTYPKKWSHTGYRHMDCNIKGRPCCIGTKGRCEIATREYCTFMHGYFHEEATLCSQVHCLDDVCGLLPFLNPDVPDQVYRLWLSLFLHAGLLHCVVSVVFQMTILRDLEKLAGWLRISIIYMLSGITGNLASALFLPYRAEVGPAGSQFGLLACLFVELFQGWQMLEKPWKAFSKLSCIMLFLFLCGLLPWIDNIAHIFGFLSGLLLSFAFLPYVTFGTFDKYRKRILIAVSLLAYVGLFASLIVWFYIRRINLHWLEHLTCLPITNKFCEKYDIDHDIEHVVN, from the exons ATGGCATCACACGAAGGGGAGGAGCCTCCTCCGTACCAGGGCCGAACAGATAGTCGTTTAAAGAGCAAGAAGCCACCCAGCCTTGTAATAGCCATCCCTCCACCAGAAGCAGTGATGTCCCAG CCACCACGACAATCcctgaaaaaaaccccaagtgCTCAAGCGACCGGTTCTGTGTCAGAGAGCGTCGATGGACATAGAGATGGAGAATTTTCAGCAAGAGAAAGACGGGAGAAGTTTAGCAGACAAACATCGCTCTCACAAAGCATCCGAAA GAGTACAGCCCAGTGGTTCGGTGTGGGCGAAGACTGTGAGACTAATCAGCAGGTCTGGCACCGGAAGAGCCTGCGCCACTGCAGCCAGCGCTATGGCAAGCTGAAGCCCCAGTACAGAGAGCCCGAGACGGCCACCAGCATCGACCAGAGCCTGGATTCACCAGCTGCCCACAGGATGCCCAGG ATTGTGGACCCCCTGGCACGAGGGCGAGCCTTCCGCTGCCAGGATGAGTTGGACAGCCGCTCTCCAAGAACACCTCAAACAGCTCAAGGGGGTCCGGTCACACCAGGCGTCGCTTCACTCATCTCCTTCACCAGCCAGCGCTCCGGGTACAGTCGCTTCCCCAAACGAAAGCGAGAGTCCGTCGCGCGCATGAGCATCAGAGCTGCGTCCAACCTGTTGAGG GGTCGCAGCAGCTTGGCAGGCCCACAGGCTGGTCGCAGTTTCCCCAGGAAGAGCTTTGTCAGGCCCAGCTGGATGGACGAGGACACTGTGGATTCTGCAGATGCATCCGAGTCGCTCTTCTTCAGTAAG GGTGATGTCCGTGATGAGTTATATTCCATGGCCGATGATGTCTTTGAGTCGCCTCCCTTGTCTGCCTCTTTTGCTCCCTGCGAGCAACCTTCCAGCCT TCCCAGTAAGGATTTATCACAGGCTCCTAAAATGCCAACACTATTCCACGAAATGGCTCAACCACGTCGCGGACGTCGCATTGCCTCCCAAGTGAAGCACTTTGCGTTTGACAAGCAAAAACGTCAGTATGGTTTGGGAGTTGTGGGGAAATGGCTAAACCGACAGTATCGACGAAGCATTAGCAGCAACGTCCAGAAGCAGCTGGACGACTTCCACAGCCACAG ACCCTACTTTACCTACTGGATTACATTTGTCCACATCGTTATCACATTGCTGGCCTGCTGCACGTATGGGTTTGCCCCTGTTGGGTTTGCACAACATTCGACAACTGAGCTG GTGCTGAAGAACAAAGGCATTTATGAGAGTGTTAAGTATGTCCAACAACAGAACTTCTGGATTGGTCCAAGCTCT GAAGACCTCATCCACCTGGGGGCAAAATTCTCCCCCTGCATCCGTCGGGATGCACAAATCGTCAGCCTGATCGAGAAGGCCAGAGAGCTCGAGAAAGATTCTGGCTGCTGCGTTCAGAATGACAACTCCGGATGTGTGCAGACCCTCAGCTCCGGCTGCTCT GAGACGCTGGCCACCTTTATTAAATGGGACAATGAACAAATGGAAAACATCAGTAGGTCGTCCGGTTCTGTCTGTCACCAGGACCCCAG AATATGTGAGGAGCCTGCCTCTGCAGAGCCTCATTTATGGAAGGATGACATCACCACGTGGCCG ATCTGTACATATCCAAAGAAGTGGAGTCACACAGGCTACAGACACATGGACTGTAACATCAAAGGACGGCCCTGCTGCATAGGAACTAAGGGCAG aTGTGAAATCGCAACCAGAGAGTATTGCACTTTCATGCATGGTTACTTCCACGAGGAAGCCACCCTCTGCTCACAG GTCCACTGTCTGGATGATGTGTGCGGCTTGCTGCCCTTCCTTAATCCTGACGTTCCCGATCAAGTCTACcgtctctggctctctctcttcctACATGCTGG gcttTTACACTGCGTGGTGTCCGTAGTGTTCCAGATGACCATACTGAGGGACCTGGAGAAGCTGGCAGGTTGGCTTCGCATCTCCATCATTTACATGTTGAGTGGGATCACTGGTAACCTCGCCTCTGCCCTCTTCCTGCCCTACAGAGCCGAG GTGGGTCCAGCGGGGTCTCAGTTTGGGCTCCTCGCTTGCCTCTTTGTTGAGCTGTTTCAGGGTTGGCAGATGCTGGAGAAGCCCTGGAAAGCCTTTTCTAAACTGTCGTGCATCATGCTCTTCCTTTTCCTGTGCGGCCTTCTGCCGTGGATCGACAACATCGCCCACATCTTCGGTTTCCTCAGCGGCCTGCTGCTCTCGTTTGCCTTCTTGCCCTACGTCACCTTCGGGACATTCGACAAGTACCGGAAACGTATCCTCATCGCCGTCTCGCTATTGGCCTACGTTGGACTGTTCGCTTCCCTCATCGTTTGGTTTTATATTCGCCGAATTAACTTGCACTGGCTGGAGCATCTGACCTGCTTACCGATCACAAACaagttttgtgaaaaatacGACATAGACCACGACATCGAACATGTGGTGAACTAG